Below is a window of Cryptococcus neoformans var. neoformans JEC21 chromosome 12 sequence DNA.
CTGGTAGTATGGATGCTTTGCAGGTCAGTCTGCGCATTTGATATCGAAAACCAGAGTAAAACTAATAAAATTGGCGATACAGAACTTTTTCTTCTGGACTTGGAAGATTGGAAACAGTACCGACGCTATTCAGCAGCCCAACCCATTCTGGCACTACCGTCTCGGTCTCGAGAAGGGATGGATTCCCAAAGGTAGGTATCCGTCTTGATGGGTTGGAAAAATGGCTGATAATTATGGTTTAGACCCTCGAACGGTTGCTGGTACCTGCCAGGCAGACGGCGTATCGATGAACAACTTTGACGGAACGTTCTCCAATGCCTACGTGACTGGTGGTGTGAGTTGCATCTTTGGAATGGGCCGATATGGGACAAGCTGACAATATTCTCAGGCCGGTGCTGGTACCATTGCGGCGTCCGCGTCCTCTTCCTACCCCTGGCCGCCTGCTTCGTTCACCAACGTCGCCTCGGACTCCAtatctctcctccctcaaTATACCCAGACGGGTACTCCTATTACCATGCCCGGACCTACATTTACCTCTCCCGGGTCTACTGCGACCATCAGCGCGGGTAGCGGATGGTATAACGCGAATGCGAATGATAGGCAGGCATATGCCGCTATCAGCGGGTGTAGCTATCCTGCAGAGTATTCTGCGGCCGATTTGGCTATTCCGACGGGTGCATGTGGTGCGGGGTTGAGCCAGGCGAACAAGAGGTCTGCTCAGCCTACTCCTGCTCCTACACGATGATAGGGGCGTAGTAGTTGACTGGTTTGTGCAAGGACAATGATGGCTGCATTGTTCGGCCTTGGCTGTGTTGAACAATGGACGATCGGGGGTTGGTGAACTTTGGTTATCTCTCCTTTACAGTACATGCTTCATTTTTTATCAACATTATATTCGCCCATTTATCAATTTTCCGCATATTATTTATCTGTATTGTGtaattccttcttcatggACGATAGTTTGATTATTATATTTGATTGGTTTTGATAAATATGTAACGTGTATCTATAATGATCATCAGTAGGTTTAGAGTATACTTGCCCTATCCAGATTGAAATTTCAGTTTTATAGATTGTACCAGCAGAGAGTCACGTTTTTTACACTTGGCAATGAGAATGGTTCTTTCATGTCGTCCCCTATGCTTGTTTAATACTACATGCCTGGATTGCACACTTAGGCGGGGAGCTCGAATTTTTGGCCGCGGAGGACTCTTGTGACGTACTGTGTGGTGAGCGGGAGTCAGCTGCGGACGTGCGGAAGGACGGACGGCGACGCACGATATATCCAAAGTCGGCGTAGATGGCGGTCTGAATGATACCGGCAACGACAGCAATGGCGTCAAAGGCGCCTTCGGTAAAGTACCTGTTGTTTGGCAGTTGGATCGCGTGTAGAGTATGCAATCTATGAATCCAGACTCACCTGTACATCCAGTTGGGAATGTACAATCCCCTGTACAGACCGAGGGCTGCGAGGTAATGTGTGGTGATCGTCTCGGCCTCGCCCGTTCTTTGGAGCATGAACAGCTGCGGAAGGATGGCGACCGACTCGAGccagatggagaaggaccAGGTGATCTCAAAGGGCGTGAACTTGTAGTTGAACAAGAGGGCAAGGACGGCGACGGGGCCAAAGATGTACGAGAGCTGGAAGGTATCGAGGGAGGCGTCGTGTGTCGGCCTGCGGACAGTCAGCGGCGGAACGTGCGGGAGTGGTGGCAGCGGGCGCACCGGTACTTGAACTTCATGAGGTAGAGGGTGTAGGCGGTGGAcgcgatgaagaagagcttcaTGGCGGTGTTGTAGACGGAGACGAGCGGGTGGGTGACGAGGTCGACATAGCgggtgaggaagacgatgaggTAGAGGAGCTGCGACTTGAAGGAGATGCCGCGGCAGGACCTGGTTGTCTGGATtttgtggaggaggatgaggatggaggcGAGGTGGGAGAGGTCGCCGAGGAAGCGGAATATGTTCATGGCGGGGGCGTGGAGAGTGCTGGCGGAAGACGGGGATCGCTCATCTCGAGCCCGACGTGCAGCGCGGCGGGGTTTGCGGACAACGCCGGGTGTGGCACGCCGCCGCCTGCTGCTTTATCGTCGCCGCCGCCCGTCTCTGCACCCGCAGCCATCATGTAAGTGGCgggcaggaaggaagcaCGCACGGGCCCAGCTGACTCACCCCAGGTCACCCCCAGCCATCGTCTCGCCCGAGATAGAGCGGCTCTCCCTCCACAACAAAATCCCGCTCGCCGCCCGGCTGTACGGCCTCCCCGTCCTCTGTAAGCCGTCCGCCGTGCGCGCCCGCCCCTGCTCACCCCCGCAGCGCTCTATCCCCTCTTCTACTACGCCTACCACTACAAGTACGACCAGTGGATCGTCTCCGAGGAATGGACAttcgtcttctccgtcCTCCTCGGCGCAGGCCATGCCctcagcttcctcctcaccgCCTGGAGCAGCCGCATGAATGCAAGGATCAGCTACACGACCGTACGTAGACGCGTGGGCTGCAGCCGCACTGACACGCACAGGCCGCCTCGCTGGAATCCGCGTCCAGAGTCCGCGTCATCCCCAAGAAGGGCAGAGGCAAGGGTGAAATTGTCCCGCTCGACCGCAAAACTGTACGTGCACCGGCCTGTAACTCGCTGACACGCTCCAGGCACCCGGCGCGACCGAGCCCGCCTACTCTTTCAGCTACCAGCGTGACACCTATGTCTACAACCGTAGGCGCCTTTTTCCATGTGCACCGCGCACGCTGACCCGCGCTGTAGGCGCCGACAATGTCTTCACGCCTATCCCCTACCCCTGTGACTCGTCTCCGcccctctccaccttccagACCGCCCGCGGCATCCTCACGCACCCTGCCGCCAGGCCCAAGCCGACCGCGCCTGAGGCTGGTCTGCCCAGTCTCGAGGCGTTGAAGGCGACCTACGGTCTCAACGAGTGCCatatccccatccccaagTTTGCCGAGCTCTTCGCTGAGCATGCCGTGGCGcccttctttgtcttccaGATGTTCTGCGTCGCGCTCTGGTGCTTGGACGAGTATTGGTACTACTCTCTGTTCACTGCCTTCATGCTGGTCGTCTTTGAGTGCACCGTCGTTTTCCAGGCAAGTATCTGTAGTGTTCCCCGAGCAGTGGCTGACCGCGTGAGTAGCGTGTCAAGACTCTCCAAGAGTTCCGCACGATGAGCATTACACCATACAATGTTCAGGCTTTCCGTGATGGCAAATGGGTCTCTGTTATTAGTTCTGAGCTTGTCCCTGGAGACCTCGTCTCTATCCGTGAGCCGTGTCATGTTATCGCTCCGAATCCAGGCTAACAGCTCCCAGTCCGTACCAACCCCGACTCTGGCATCCCCTGTGACCTTCTCTTGCTCCGCGGAACATGTATcgtcaacgaagctatgCTTTCCGGCGAATCCACCCCCTTGCTCAAGGAAAGCATTGAACTCCGTGAAGGTACCGATAGGCTCGATATGAACGGGGCAGACAGGAACAACGTCTTGTTCTCTGGTACCAAGGCTTTGCAGGTCGAGAAGGCTGGTGAGGGCGGTATGACCAGTAGGTCTGAATGTTTTCCCGATATAACACCCAAACTAAAAACGTTTCTGTTTAGCTCCAGATGGTGGTTGTCTCGCCGTCGTTCTCCGTACCGGTTTCGGCACCACCCAGGGTCAACTCGTTCGAACCATGATCTTCTCCACCGAGCGCGTCTCTGCCAACACCTTTGAggccttccttttcatcggcttcttgctcatcttcgccattGCAGCTTCCGCCTACGTCTGGATCAAGGGACTCGAGCGGGGCATGGTCAAGGGCAAATTGCTGCTTGACTGTgttctcatcatcaccagTGTCGTCCCTCCCGAGTTGCCTATGGAACTTTCCCTGGCTGTCAACGCGTCTCTCGTGGCCCTCCAAAAGTATGGTAAGTGATTTTGCCATACCCCCTTTTTCTCACTTTTTTGCTAAACGCAAACATAGCCATCTTCTGTACCGAGCCCTTCCGTATCCCATGGGCTGGACGTGTGGATGTGTGCTGTTTCGACAAGACGGGTACCATTACTGGTGAAGATCTTGTCGTCGAAGGTATCGCTGGTGTCAAGTGAGCCCAGAATCATCTCCGCCCGTGCGTGGTGCATAGTCGCTGACATGGAGCAGCTCTGCCGACCCCAAGGCGCTTCGCCCTGTTACGGAAAGCAATAAAGAAACTactcttgcccttgccgCTGCCCACGCTCTCGTCTTGCTTGATGATGGTACGATTGTCGGTGATCCCATGGAGAAGACGACTTTGGCCGCTTTGGACTGGAAGTTGTCCAGAGGTACGTCTCCTGCCGAGCCCGATTGAGCAATTATCTGACCACGACTATATAGGCGACCAAATCTCGCCCGTCTCCAAGGAATCTCCTTACAAGGCCCAGATCCATATTCGACGCCGATACCAAttttcttctgctctcAAGCGAATGtccaccatctcttccgTCTCCGACTCTCAGGGCAAGAAATGGGTTGCCGCTGTCAAGGGTGCACCCGAGACTTTGAAGAGCATGTATGTACAGGTTCCCGATTGGTACGAGGAGACCTACAGGTGGTACACTCGACGAGGAAGTAGGGTTTTGGCTTTGGGTGTCAAGTACATGGACGTTCAGGCGGACAAGGTGCGCCTTTTTGATTCTTTCCAAGTCGGGTTGttgacttttttttatttatttttttcgCTCAGATTAACCAGATCCACCGAGATCACGTGGAGTGCAAGCTCAGTTTCGCCGgtttcctcgtcttccacTGTCCCCTCAAGCCTGATGCCGTGGAAACTCTCAAGATGCTCAACGACTCGTCTCATCGAGTACGTAGATTGACAGCGCGCCCaagttttcttttttgtgACTGACAAACGCCATTCAGTGTGTCATGATTACGGGTGACAACCCCTTGACTGCTGTTCACGTCGCTAGAGATGTAGAGATTGTGGACCGTGAGGTTATGATTTTGGACTTGAAGGAAGGCACTACCTCTAACGGTGAGTCATCGCGCTGAGAGAGAGCTCGCATGGaaatcttcttttttttttttttgctcaCAGTTTTTGCTATAAATAGAGCTTGTCTGGCGAAACGTCGATGAGACCAACGTTATCCCTGTCAACTCGTCTGAGCCGTTTGACCAATCCTTGTTCAAGAATTACGATATCTGCATTACCGGCGCCGCGCTCAAGCAGTACGATGCCCTTCCTTCTGTCACCGATCTCATCAAGCACACATACGTTTACGCTCGCGTATCGCCTGCTCAGAAAGaattcatcatcaccactCTTCGATCGCTTGGTTACATTACGCTCATGGCCGGTGACGGTACGAACGATGTCGGTGCTCTCAAAGCTGCACACATCGGTGTCGCCCTTCTTGACGGTTCTCCCgaggatttgaagaagattgccGAGCACCAGAAGCTTGAGCGAATGAAAAAGGTTTACGAGCAGCAGGTCCGCATCTCTGCGCGATTCAACCAGCCGCCTccgccgcctccgcctGCTCTCCGGGAGGCGTACCCCGAGCTTGTCAAGACTCAGCAACAGGTTGCAAAGGCCCATGAGGGAGCCAAGAAGGCTAACCCTCTGGAGAAGTTTGACATGGCTACCATCACTTCCAAGCTGTCCGAATTGGATGAGGACCAAGACGTGCCGCAAATCAAATTGGGTGATGCCTCTTGTGCAGCCCCTTTCACTTCCAAGTTGTCCAACGTCTCTGCTAGTAAGTTTATCCCGttttatatatatatatctcGCTGACAGTATGGTAGTCTCCAACATCATCCGCCAAGGTCGATGCACTCTTGTCGCGACCATCCAGATGTACAAGATTCTCGCCCTCAACTGCCTTATCACTGCCTATTCCTTGTCTGTTCAGTACCTTGACGGCATCAAGTTTGGTGACTACCAGGTGACAATCACCGGTATGTTGATG
It encodes the following:
- a CDS encoding HDEL sequence binding protein, putative, with the protein product MNIFRFLGDLSHLASILILLHKIQTTRSCRGISFKSQLLYLIVFLTRYVDLVTHPLVSVYNTAMKLFFIASTAYTLYLMKFKYRPTHDASLDTFQLSYIFGPVAVLALLFNYKFTPFEITWSFSIWLESVAILPQLFMLQRTGEAETITTHYLAALGLYRGLYIPNWMYRYFTEGAFDAIAVVAGIIQTAIYADFGYIYVTRVLRGQKFELPA
- a CDS encoding ATPase, putative, with product MNARISYTTAASLESASRVRVIPKKGRGKGEIVPLDRKTAPGATEPAYSFSYQRDTYVYNRADNVFTPIPYPCDSSPPLSTFQTARGILTHPAARPKPTAPEAGLPSLEALKATYGLNECHIPIPKFAELFAEHAVAPFFVFQMFCVALWCLDEYWYYSLFTAFMLVVFECTVVFQRVKTLQEFRTMSITPYNVQAFRDGKWVSVISSELVPGDLVSILRTNPDSGIPCDLLLLRGTCIVNEAMLSGESTPLLKESIELREGTDRLDMNGADRNNVLFSGTKALQVEKAGEGGMTTPDGGCLAVVLRTGFGTTQGQLVRTMIFSTERVSANTFEAFLFIGFLLIFAIAASAYVWIKGLERGMVKGKLLLDCVLIITSVVPPELPMELSLAVNASLVALQKYAIFCTEPFRIPWAGRVDVCCFDKTGTITGEDLVVEGIAGVNSADPKALRPVTESNKETTLALAAAHALVLLDDGTIVGDPMEKTTLAALDWKLSRGDQISPVSKESPYKAQIHIRRRYQFSSALKRMSTISSVSDSQGKKWVAAVKGAPETLKSMYVQVPDWYEETYRWYTRRGSRVLALGVKYMDVQADKINQIHRDHVECKLSFAGFLVFHCPLKPDAVETLKMLNDSSHRCVMITGDNPLTAVHVARDVEIVDREVMILDLKEGTTSNELVWRNVDETNVIPVNSSEPFDQSLFKNYDICITGAALKQYDALPSVTDLIKHTYVYARVSPAQKEFIITTLRSLGYITLMAGDGTNDVGALKAAHIGVALLDGSPEDLKKIAEHQKLERMKKVYEQQVRISARFNQPPPPPPPALREAYPELVKTQQQVAKAHEGAKKANPLEKFDMATITSKLSELDEDQDVPQIKLGDASCAAPFTSKLSNVSAISNIIRQGRCTLVATIQMYKILALNCLITAYSLSVQYLDGIKFGDYQVTITGMLMSVCFLCISRAKPVEKLSKERPLGNIFNLYVLLSVLLQFAIHIVALVYITGLSKSLEDRGEIDLEKKFEPTLLNTAIYLLGLSQQVSTFVLNFQGRPFREGIRENPPLYYGLLGVSAVAYCGATDFVPELNRWLQLVEMTTSFRVKLTISMVLDFILCWAIEKTCKALFADLEPVEFVTRGRERREKRRAQEAKKLKEDERLRLLAEGEKKAQ